The nucleotide window ACCTTGCTATCAAGCACCTCGGCGAAGTCGCGGTAGTTGACTTCAGGGTTGTTCTTGTGAGGAGGGAGCGGCTCGTCGCCGCGCCGGAAACTGAAAGCCTTGCGGAAGTACTGGTCCTGGTCCTGGTCCTCGTCCTGCTCGCCGTCGGAGTAGTCGGAGTAGGAGTAATCGGAGGGATAATCGGAGTCGGAGTTGGAGTCGGAGGAATCGGAGGAGCCATTGGGGACTCGTTGCTGCTCATCGGGGTTCGGCTCTTGGTTTTGTTCATTCGCCATTTCGGTGAGTGAGTGGGTGAGTGAGCGAGCGAGTGAATTCGATAAGATAAGGTAAGTGAGTGTGATGGTGATTGGTGGGTAGCAGCTAGTAGCGAGTGTCACAAAACAGAGAAAGCTTAGAGAGGGTTTCGTTGGTTGGGCTTATCACCAATACGACAACATTCAGGCACGTCGTTTCGCTTGTGCCTTCTCCCGTTCTACTACTCTTCAATAACCAAATATGAACATGTATCGGAAATACCAATCAAATTTATGGCACAAAGCACTACCTATCAAATTATTTGTGTAAAAACCAACTTGAATAACAAATGTGTTTAGTTTAGCGAATGATACTGAATTAGTTTATATGTTTAACTGAATTATTATACAAcaacttttaattatcaattccAAGTCCATAACATCTGAGTTACTatgttttaaacttttaattctttaatttttcttttattctttcttatcttttcaaaggatttaaattttctaaaatttgaatttcactgatttcttactatttattttatagctgagaccaaaattaaatataagagaaaatattcaaatataaaagattacactttaccctctaaaatacaaatttaaaatttagagaatctaaatttcttttaaaaaaccAACGTAACTATATGTTTTAGTTCCTATTCACATAAAACacacaaatatatttttattaactttaTCCTTCAAtctcatctttaaaaagagACTAAATTAATGATTAGAAACTCTATACAAGATTTTTTTCCGCTATCTACTTCAATTTTTTCCGTCATTCTTAGTAATGTATTCCATTTTGTTGGCTTtgtacaattttaaaatattatatattttgtttaatattgttaatttttataatataaattattgagtctcataatataaatttatataatttttaataatattttattttaaaataattttaaataatataatctattttaataaaaaaattataaaacaaaaatcaCATTAACATCAACTCacttctaattaaaattaaagttgataaaattatCCATCTAATTTATTGTCATTGTCCTTTTCAACGAGCATATATatagttttagaaaattttcaaGTATACCGTCGTACTGatgttttattgatttttaaccgttgatcttaattataaaaatatatataatatacataattaAGATTAACGGTTAAAAATTACTGAAATATCGATACCACGGTACACTTGAAAACTTTTCTATAGTTTTATTTGTTCTCATGATCTTTAAGAAAAAATAcacaattaaaattgaaaatgtgAGTTAATATTAAAAGACGTATTCTGAGTACTCTTATGTACTCATGTGTACTCCCCTCTACTCATATTAGTTATAAAACCCTGGTCacctaaaaggaaagaagataTTAATAACAGACTACCACATCTCTCTCATATAATTCCCGGCAAAcattcttattttcattctctctcttcattttcattttcattaatTCCTGTCAACGTTCTCATTTccattctctctcttcatttcaTTTCCATTCTCTCTCTAAAAGGACGTATCTCGTTTTCAAAGCAACCTTTTCAAAATCTCCCAATTAATTGAGGTGACAAGTAATGAGTGAAAACACTGCTCAACCTCAACCGAAGAACTGTAGTCGACAAAAAACCATGAAAATGGAGACTGGAGTACAATTTCCATGGATACCAGAAACTCCGGTAAAATCTTCTCCCAATAgacaaaaaatatcaaataggGACGATAATTCTACTTCTTCAGTTAAATTGGATTTTGATATACTAAACCTTGGAGATGAGGATGATGCATCTGCCGCTGCTGCAAACAATCAAGTCCCAAATGCACCTTCTCAATGTGAGTGTTCAAATTAATCGGTAAAAGATGTTATAtgtttgtttaaattatttaatactgtgtaaatattttaattatcataattgaattagtatttttgttttagattaagttttttataaaataaggttttttctcttttttttcttaattggcAAAAATGGTGTCTTTTACTATCCAAGTTTTGAGACATAGGGAATAGCACTATTGATGagtcattattttattttgtctattCTTTTAATCTTTATAGATTCTACTTTGTTATTTGTACTTACAATCCAAACTTTTGAGTTATTAGGGAAAAGCCAAAATTTTGAGTTATTAGAGAAAAGTTGCATGACTAACTAACTGAAttgcctttttttttaatttaatttctagttCTCTCTTTTGATTGAATCAATATTCTATTTTGTCTATTCTCTTAATCTTTATGAATCCTACTGATGTTATTTGTAGTTATAATCCAAAGTTTtgaagtatttaaaaaaaaaactcaatcgACTGAACTGTCCTTTTCTATTTTGATTGATGGGTCACTTCTATTTTGTCTATCTTCTTAATCTTTATCTTCTTAATTTTTACAGATCCTACagttattatttgtatttacaATCCAATATTTCAGAGTTATTAGGGAAAAGCCCCATTGACTAAAATGACGGCCTTTTTCAGATTTAATTTTCAGTGTTTTCTTTTGAAGAATCAAATTGATTGATGAATCACTATTTTTTTAACCTTTATATATCCTACTGTTGTTAATTATAACTCCTTATTCAATAaatgaaatttattattttttaaaaaaattaaaatttgaaatttaaaattttaagtttataaAGTCACATTTGTACGAAatttaataatgaaaataagtggGTATAAAACTATGAatgaatattaatatatatttttcaagaatattttttagttaattttttaaatcaaacattttttaaattaataattagtccattgaaaatacacaaaattAAGAGACTCCTGTTACtagttagagaaaaaaaaaacattttaagatttgtatgttttgttattatttttcaaaatgtagACATTTTAAGAAAGAGTACAAGATGTAAAAGCTTTTGGTATTTATTGTTAGACATTGTAACaataactaatataaaattcatggtgaattttatttttttatctgtaATTAGTTGAGAACTCTTAGACAACTTggtgtatttaatattttaattaaattgtttaatataatattttatttcatgtgAATGGCTACTTAGTTTGTATATTCAATTAAATTGTCTATACTTTTATTCAAATGCAGGTGATGATGGTAATACCAGCCATGATGAATTGAAAACTCTAAATCCACCGTCttcaaagaaaagaagaggggACAACAAGAAGAAAGGGTCAAATAATAATGGACAGCAcacaaaacttagaaaaaaaatatatagaccAAGAATATTGGTTGATGAAAGCCTAGACACCAAGAAAGTAGAAAAAAAATCTCAACCCAAAGTCCCAAAAACTCCCAAGAAGAAAAAGACTCCAAGTAGGACCCCAAAACCTTCAACTCCCAATAAGAAGAAAAACCAACCAAGAAGAGCTCCTTCATGCAAGTTATTACTATTGCCATTACTTAACGATGAAGGAAGAGCCTCTCTTCCATTCTTGGGGAATAATATCAATAAGTTTGATCAAGAATATTTTGACTTTGAGAGTTCAATTTGCAAGAATGCATTAGGTTCTCAATACAACTTACTTGAGACTTACCAAAAATTGGCATCATTTTCAAGTTCTTGTTTGATGCATAGTAGGCAAGTTGGAGCAAATTTTCCAAGCATGTGCAggagaaaaagaatgaaaaggatCAGAGCAAGGTTAGAGAAATACTTGACCCCTTTCAAAAAGGGATTAAGGTCAAAGATTTtcattagaaagaaaaaaagttgcCTAGAAAAGTTTACCATAGAAGGATTGACTACTACCAAAAAGGAAATGAAATCTCTTATCAGGAGGATACGGTCActgaagaggatgaaaaaaAGTAGAAAGACGAAAGGAAAAAATGGTCAACTAGTTGAATATGAAGAAGGATTGGGTGGTGATCGAATGTTAGTACCTTATACGGGACATGATCCTAATAATAAGAAGTTAAGAGTTGAGGTTGCACTTGATGAAGAGACGTTGAGGGTGTGGAACTTAATCATGGATGGAAAAACACACGAAGACAGTGATGACTTGAAGCAACAGCAATGGGAACGTGAAAGATTTGCTTATAAATGTAAGGTTGGAGTATTCATGGTGAAAATGCATGAGTTGCAAGGTATGATCTTATCGGTTCTCCTTTAAAGTTATTAAGTTTCATGCATgtcttatttgaatttaaaatctttagttgataatcttattttaaaaaaatatataagaggGTTTACTTAATTTGACATCTCAAAATGGACTTCTGTTGtatataaatttgataaatgtcattgactttttatttatttattgaaataaaatgtGTGTTTGAAGCTATATTATAAATTTTCACAGGTAGTAGGGAGTTCTCACCATGGAAAGGTTCTGTCTTAGATTCTGTAATTGGAGCTTACCTTACTCAAAATGTATCTGATCATTTGTCAAGGTAATTTTACTATATTCAATaatgtcaaaaaatttttattatacaataattgtaattcatttcacttaaaaaatattattaattattctttaTACATACATTAAAGGTGATTAGGTGAGATAATATATTTTGGCATCCAATTTTTTCGAATTTCTAAAACAATCCTTATATACACCTAAAAATGGAAAAATAGATTAACTATAACCAAATAGCTCTTTAACTGTTACATCTTCTTTCACAGATAAGTGAATAAGATAGCATACTATATTACCTACAAGAATCTGTCATGCATCCACCAGTATCatatcattatttaattatattattaaaactttatttttttataaataaataaataaacttctAGTATACACTACgtcttttattttagaattatgCAAcgcaatatatttttatatttttttagtcgagttatataaatataatgttTGTTTAAGTAGGATTTACTTAAATTTAATGCTTATCCATCTTTTTACAGTTCTGCTTACATGTCACTTGCTGCAAGATTTCCCATCAAATCATCAACCACTGACTTATGTATAGAGGATGTACCTCGTGTTGAAAGAATACAATTCATTGAAAGTAGTGCAATTTTTCCAGGAGATGAACTTACCGAAGaattagaaaaaatcaaagttGAAGAAATGGTATCTCGTGATGTAAAGGAAGAGCCTTTTAAATCCAATAATAAGGTACAGATGTTAGTAgaagtgaatttttttctttatgataTGAATTTTAGCAAGAGAAAAAAACTGAACATGCAGGAAGAAGAAACAAGAGGAAAGTTACTAAAAGAGGTGGATAAAGAAACTAGAGAACGTTGGGATAAACTTAGAAAAGAGTACGGTAAGAGTACAAGACACAGTGACTATGATGACTCTGTTGATTGGGAAGCAGTGAGATGTGCAGATGTGAAGGAAATTGCTACAGCTATTGCAGGTCGTGGTCAACACAATATTATTGCTGAAAGAATAAAGGTACAAAATAATTGTTAGATTAATTCTCAATAAGTActtaatcaattaaattaatttgtgttGCTTACCCAATCAATTAAATGAGTTTATGCTATTTTTCAGAGTTTACTCAATGAATTACATGACTCGTATGGAGATTTGGATTTAGAATGGCTGCGATATGCTCCACCAACAGAAGCAAAGTATTATTACACACTTCTATTCAATTAATTTggattatctttatttaataatgaattctctcattttttttttatatcacaGGAGATGTCTCTTGGACATTTATGGATTAGGATTGAAAAGTGTAGAGTGCATACGACTTTTAACCCTTCAGAACAAAGCTTTTCCTGTAAGTATATAAAGTATCAAATTCTTCACttcatgaatatttttattttatttcattgcaTATTTCATTGCATGGTATTCATTTTAGGTGGACGTAAATGTTGGAAGAATTGCTGTACGTCTAGGATGGGTTCCTCTCCAACCCTTACCTGAAGAAACACAAATACATAATTTAGAGAAgtaaattttcaataattttaatactAAGTTTTTCATTTCTCTGTCATTTTATtcactaatatatatttttccctttttcaacTAGGTACCCATTGTTTgataatattcaaaaatatctttGGCCACGGTTGTGTCATCTCCTTCCAAAGGACTTGTAATTAACagaaactttatttttttattttattttatatttagttttcattcttttcatttataTCATGTCATGTTATATATGTAGGTACCAGTTGCATTATCACCTAATAACTTTTGGAAAGGTATATAGAGATATTGTTATGAAAAAAAACTTATATTGTATTGACAAATGTTTTTTTATCAGGTTAATAGAGATATTCAATTCATTTCAACATGTTTGTAGGTTTTTTGCacaaagaaaaatccaaattgCAATGCTTGTCCAATGAGTACAAATTGTGAGCATTTCAAGAGTGCCTTTGCAAGGTATTTGTTACATTAAATTTTGACGTATGGAAGAATGTAAGAATGTGAaagatgaaaaaataattaatgtatTGTTAAATCATTTTGATATATCCACAGTGCACAATCCTTACCTGGAACAACATCGAGGCAACCAACTAAGGACAAAATAGTGACAGACAACCTTTTACCAATGCCTATTTTTGAGGTGAATCAATCTTCGACCACAACGAAATACCAAGCATACAGAGAGTGTGAGCCCATCATTGAAATGCCATCATCACCAGAAGCAGAATCTGAGAGGATATATATGCTTGAATTTGAAGCAAACAATGAGGAAGAGGATTATCATGTTTCTGATGAAgcaaacaaggaagaagaggatTATCCTAGTCCTGATGATGAAAAGATTCTGGTCATGAATCTCAGCAGTCAAAGTAAAGAAACTCATAATCATTCTTCACAGGAGGATAAGAATCATATGAATATATCAGCGTCATTAGTAACATTGCCTTGTACTGGAAGCATGCCTGcaccaaaaatgaaaaatgccAGTCGACTAAGAACCGAGCGCCTTGTGTAAGTTTTCCTTTGTTATACTAAATTGTTAATCACTTGTTAATCATGTAAGTTTTCCTTTGTTGTTAATCACGTTTACTTTCTTAGTGTACTCTGTTGTTAATTTCGTAGCCATTACCATTTTCACGGTGATTTATTTGTAAAACCTAGACATTTAGACTTTATAGTTAGGTTGAATGTGTTGTAACTAACTAGCATAGAAATAACTATTACACACTAAGTTAATgcaaatttgataataaaatgaaaatgttTCTACAAAAATACATTGGTTTAATAAAcctatttatgtttatttttatttgtttttcgtTTCTTCAATGCAGTTATGTACTTAATGATGGGCACCCTCTTCTTACAGAGGTAGATAGtcttaatctttatttttttctaagttaGCTATACATGTATATTGTATATGCAATATTAaccttttcatttatttatttatttgcagcGTACTCCACTAGAACCTGGTGATCCTAGTCCTTATAGTCTAGTTATATGGAGTGCAGGTATAAATGAATGTTTAATAGTCATAGCttaattttgagatttttttatctaacaatGTTTTTTCTACAGACGAATTAGAAAAATCAAACGAATCAATCATGAATAACATACAAGAAAAAGATTCTCTAACGGTTCCTGGAACTATTTTGGTGagtagaaaaaacaaaaaaataaacagtAATATGTGAGATATGTActgatttataaatttatgacATAGATACCATGTCGCACTGCAATGAGAGGCCGTTTTCCATTGAACGGAACCTACTTTCAAGTCAATGAGGTTAGCGAAGG belongs to Arachis duranensis cultivar V14167 chromosome 8, aradu.V14167.gnm2.J7QH, whole genome shotgun sequence and includes:
- the LOC107461798 gene encoding DNA glycosylase/AP lyase ROS1-like, which produces METGVQFPWIPETPVKSSPNRQKISNRDDNSTSSVKLDFDILNLGDEDDASAAAANNQVPNAPSQCDDGNTSHDELKTLNPPSSKKRRGDNKKKGSNNNGQHTKLRKKIYRPRILVDESLDTKKVEKKSQPKVPKTPKKKKTPSRTPKPSTPNKKKNQPRRAPSCKLLLLPLLNDEGRASLPFLGNNINKFDQEYFDFESSICKNALGSQYNLLETYQKLASFSSSCLMHSRQVGANFPSMCRRKRMKRIRARLEKYLTPFKKGLRSKIFIRKKKSCLEKFTIEGLTTTKKEMKSLIRRIRSLKRMKKSRKTKGKNGQLVEYEEGLGGDRMLVPYTGHDPNNKKLRVEVALDEETLRVWNLIMDGKTHEDSDDLKQQQWERERFAYKCKVGVFMVKMHELQGSREFSPWKGSVLDSVIGAYLTQNVSDHLSSSAYMSLAARFPIKSSTTDLCIEDVPRVERIQFIESSAIFPGDELTEELEKIKVEEMVSRDVKEEPFKSNNKEEETRGKLLKEVDKETRERWDKLRKEYGKSTRHSDYDDSVDWEAVRCADVKEIATAIAGRGQHNIIAERIKSLLNELHDSYGDLDLEWLRYAPPTEAKRCLLDIYGLGLKSVECIRLLTLQNKAFPVDVNVGRIAVRLGWVPLQPLPEETQIHNLEKYPLFDNIQKYLWPRLCHLLPKDLYQLHYHLITFGKVFCTKKNPNCNACPMSTNCEHFKSAFASAQSLPGTTSRQPTKDKIVTDNLLPMPIFEVNQSSTTTKYQAYRECEPIIEMPSSPEAESERIYMLEFEANNEEEDYHVSDEANKEEEDYPSPDDEKILVMNLSSQSKETHNHSSQEDKNHMNISASLVTLPCTGSMPAPKMKNASRLRTERLVYVLNDGHPLLTERTPLEPGDPSPYSLVIWSADELEKSNESIMNNIQEKDSLTVPGTILIPCRTAMRGRFPLNGTYFQVNEVFADYDSMKNPIDVPRTWLWHLEKRIAYFGAGASSILKGLSADEIKDCFWKGYVCVRAIDAKTGAPRPLSYRFHRNTTVKAKTGNKTTQEKEVKTDKTTQEKEG